A stretch of the Actinomycetota bacterium genome encodes the following:
- a CDS encoding alcohol dehydrogenase catalytic domain-containing protein produces MRAAFMTGRQQVEVRETGEPALDPRGAVLRVEACGICGTDARTFANGDPRAPAPWVLGHEPVGVLERVGPDAALPPGVEAGGRVFLGSILTCGECLQCLDGRQNLCEQHLLYGYDPFPGAYAELAAVPPIAVKNLIPLPPDLPSELATVVDPFACAFNGIEVLDVDLGDTVLILGAGPIGCWQAVMARDRGASRVFLSDVNRQRLDLALSAVGGFVDDAWVAGTDNGLAALLERTAGLGAERISVAAPSKQAQQAALEMAAKRARVVYFAGLPKHDPVSPLDMNQLHYKELAVLGAYGATHRQYRITMDYLNRRRKELAPVVTHQFPLERIDEAFETIRSGTGLKMVVVP; encoded by the coding sequence ATGAGGGCCGCGTTCATGACCGGCCGGCAGCAGGTCGAGGTCCGGGAGACCGGCGAGCCGGCCCTCGACCCGCGCGGGGCCGTCCTCCGGGTCGAGGCCTGCGGGATCTGCGGGACCGACGCCCGCACCTTCGCCAACGGCGACCCGCGGGCCCCGGCCCCCTGGGTCCTCGGGCACGAGCCGGTCGGGGTGCTGGAGCGGGTCGGGCCCGACGCCGCCCTCCCCCCGGGGGTGGAGGCGGGCGGGCGGGTGTTCCTCGGCTCCATCCTGACCTGCGGCGAGTGCCTGCAGTGCCTCGACGGCCGCCAGAACCTGTGCGAGCAGCACCTCCTCTACGGCTACGACCCGTTCCCCGGGGCCTACGCCGAGCTGGCGGCCGTGCCCCCGATCGCGGTCAAGAACCTCATCCCCCTCCCCCCCGACCTGCCGTCGGAGCTGGCCACCGTCGTCGACCCGTTCGCCTGCGCGTTCAACGGCATCGAGGTCCTTGACGTCGACCTCGGCGACACCGTGCTGATCCTCGGCGCCGGGCCGATCGGCTGCTGGCAGGCGGTGATGGCCCGCGACCGCGGGGCCAGCCGGGTGTTCCTCTCGGACGTGAACCGCCAGCGCCTCGACCTGGCCCTGTCCGCAGTGGGCGGGTTCGTGGACGACGCCTGGGTCGCCGGCACCGACAACGGCCTGGCCGCCCTGCTGGAGCGGACCGCCGGGCTGGGGGCCGAGCGGATCAGCGTGGCCGCGCCCTCCAAGCAGGCCCAGCAGGCGGCCCTGGAGATGGCGGCCAAGCGGGCCCGGGTGGTCTACTTCGCCGGCCTGCCCAAGCACGACCCGGTGAGCCCGCTCGACATGAACCAGCTCCACTACAAGGAGCTGGCCGTCCTTGGCGCCTACGGGGCCACCCACCGCCAGTACCGGATCACCATGGACTACCTCAACCGGCGGCGGAAGGAGCTGGCCCCGGTCGTCACCCACCAGTTCCCCCTGGAGCGCATCGACGAGGCGTTCGAGACCATCCGCTCGGGCACGGGCCTCAAGATGGTCGTGGTCCCATGA